One segment of Alnus glutinosa chromosome 2, dhAlnGlut1.1, whole genome shotgun sequence DNA contains the following:
- the LOC133859195 gene encoding secreted RxLR effector protein 161-like, with protein MKNCSAFVAPIIKGDKFSNDQCPRNALEQEQMKNIPYASAIGSLLYAQVCTILDIAMAVGMLGRYQSNPGMEHWKAAKKVMPYLQGTKDYSLTFRHTDHLEVVGYSDLDFAGCVDSRKSTSGYIFLLAGGAISWRSNK; from the coding sequence ATGAAGAACTGTTCGGCTTTTGTAGCACCTatcattaaaggagacaaattcagTAATGATCAATGTCCCCGTAATGCATTAGAACAGGAGCAGATGAAAAACATTCCATATGCATCTGCAATTGGCAGTCTATTGTATGCACAAGTTTGCACTATACTTGACATTGCGATGGCAGTTGGAATGTTGGGTCGATATCAAAGTAACCCAGGAATGGAACATTGGAAAGCTGCAAAGAAAGTCATGCCGTATTTGCAAGGAACAAAGGACTACAGTTTGACATTCAGACACACtgaccatttggaggtggttgggtATTCAGATTTAGATTTTGCtggatgtgtagatagtagaaaatctACTTCAGGGTATATCTTTCTCTTGGCTGGTGGGGCTATATCCTGGAGAAGTAACAAGtaa
- the LOC133859196 gene encoding uncharacterized protein LOC133859196 has translation MAISTIAILESTVSMLNGNNFSEWKENLLFYLECLELDLALREDEPPTLTDTSTPLEVTKHERWERSNRLSLMFMKSHVTKGIRGSIPECKKATEFMRAVEEQFVSSDKALASTLMKKLSSKTFDRSRSVRDHIMEMRDMAAQLKSLEIDISDSFLEEERLKQEKL, from the exons ATGG CTATTTCTACTATTGCTATTCTAGAAAGTACTGTTTCAATGCTTAATGGGAACAATTTTTCTgaatggaaagaaaatttactcTTTTATTTGGAGTGTTTAGAACTTGATTTGGCGCTCCGTGAGGACGAACCACCTACCCTTACGGATACTAGTACGCCATTAGAAGTTACGAAGCATGAGAGGTGGGAGCGATCTAATCGCCTAAGTCTCATGTTTATGAAGTCTCACGTAACTAAGGGCATTAGGGGTTCTATCCCTGAATGCAAAAAGGCAACAGAGTTCATGCGGGCCGTTGAAGAACAATTTGTAAGTTCCGATAAGGCATTAGCAAGCACCCTAATGAAGAAACTCTCAAGTAAAACCTTTGACAGATCCAGAAGTGTGCGAGACCACATTATGGAAATGAGAGACATGGCAGCTCAATTGAAGTCCCTAGAGATTGATATTTCTGATTCCTTCTTA GAGGAGGAAAGGCTAAAGCAGGAGAAACTATAG
- the LOC133860664 gene encoding 7-deoxyloganetin glucosyltransferase-like produces the protein MDSKIVAADKPHAVCIPCPVQSHIKSMLKFAKLLHGKGFHITFVNTEFNHQRFLKSRGPKSLDDLPDFQFKTIPDSLPPSDSNATQDIDALGESIMENFLAPFSDILVKLNTSTSKNLPVTCIIADGFLAFTHIAARELGIPIVLLFPVSACSLMGSMQLPHLRDKGLTPLKDESYLTNGYLDTVLDWIPGMRNIRLRDLPSYVRTTDPNDPVFKMVIEAVERAPTAAGIVVHSFDALEQEVLDALSLILPHVYAIGPQQLLLNHIPNDPLKSTGYSLWKEETECLNWLNSKAPNSVVYVNFGSITVITPQQLVEFGWGLANSKFMFLWIIRPDLVVGDSSILPPELLEEIKGRGLIASWCPQEEVLNHSSIGGFLTHCGWNSIIESVCAGVPMLCWPFFGDQQTNCKYACNEWGIVMEIDNGAKRGEVEKLATEFMEGNKGNKMRTKVMEWKKLAEEATGPHGSSSINLDKLVNEVLLSKG, from the exons atgGATTCGAAGATTGTAGCGGCTGATAAGCCTCATGCAGTTTGTATTCCATGCCCAGTTCAAAGCCACATAAAGTCTATGCTGAAATTTGCAAAGCTTCTCCACGGTAAAGGTTTTCACATAACCTTTGTCAACACTGAGTTCAACCACCAACGTTTTCTGAAATCTAGAGGCCCCAAGTCCTTAGATGACTTGCCTGACTTCCAATTCAAAACCATTCCGGACAGCCTTCCTCCATCAGATTCCAATGCTACCCAAGACATTGATGCTCTTGGCGAATCCATTATGGAAAACTTCTTGGCTCCATTTTCAGACATCCTCGTCAAACTCAACACTTCAACTTCAAAAAATCTTCCAGTGACTTGCATTATCGCAGATGGTTTCCTGGCATTCACTCACATTGCTGCTCGAGAACTTGGAATCCCTATTGTATTGCTCTTCCCGGTCTCTGCTTGCAGCTTAATGGGTTCTATGCAGCTTCCTCATCTCAGGGACAAAGGCCTCACACCCCTTAAAG ATGAGAGTTATCTGACAAATGGGTACCTAGACACAGTTCTAGACTGGATTCCTGGTATGAGAAACATCCGATTGAGGGATCTCCCAAGTTATGTTCGTACTACAGATCCAAATGACCCTGTCTTCAAAATGGTTATTGAAGCAGTAGAGAGAGCTCCTACAGCAGCAGGAATTGTTGTTCACTCATTTGATGCGTTAGAGCAAGAAGTTTTGGATGCTCTTTCCCTCATCTTGCCTCATGTATATGCCATTGGCCCTCAGCAACTACTACTTAATCACATACCCAATGACCCTTTGAAATCAACTGGGTATAGTTTATGGAAAGAAGAAACTGAGTGCCTTAATTGGCTCAACTCTAAAGCACCTAACTCAGTGGTTTATGTGAACTTTGGTAGCATTACTGTCATCACACCACAGCAGCTGGTTGAGTTTGGTTGGGGACTTGCAAATAGCAAGTTCATGTTTCTGTGGATAATTAGAcctgatttagttgttggtGATTCATCAATTTTGCCACCTGAGTTATTGGAAGAAATTAAAGGCAGAGGACTAATAGCTAGTTGGTGCCCTCAAGAGGAGGTGCTGAACCACTCCTCCATTGGAGGGTTCTTAACTCACTGCGGGTGGAATTCAATTATTGAAAGTGTTTGTGCAGGAGTGCCCATGCTTTGTTGGCCATTCTTTGGGGATCAACAAACAAATTGCAAGTATGCTTGCAATGAATGGGGCATTGTCATGGAGATTGATAATGGTGCCAAGAGAGGGGAAGTGGAGAAGCTTGCGACAGAGTTCATGGAGGGAAACAAGGGTAATAAAATGAGGACAAAGGTCATGGAGTGGAAAAAATTGGCCGAAGAGGCCACTGGTCCACATGGGTCTTCATCCATCAACTTAGACAAGTTGGTAAATGAAGTGCTTTTATCAAAAGGTTAG